One Xiphophorus couchianus chromosome 1, X_couchianus-1.0, whole genome shotgun sequence genomic region harbors:
- the znf362b gene encoding zinc finger protein 362b isoform X1: MAEPRFNNPYFWPPPPSMPGQLDNLVLINKIKEQLMAEKIRPLHLPPTSTPSQQSLLVPTSSPDGGAPHGMSVPKPQSQQVPAHHSQQQGSGQLDITLHARPASSSGPDGNLDDKSSVKAKGLWEDWHMRQLTEQSGRVNHRSGLAPSSRPDNHSTSEALTPTTPTSSSQNRMGGAPSVNIISGLASGPGMDHMKGGLGGLAGLLGPPPKAPRGRKKIKAENTSGPLLVVPYPILADQGCVTVAPKEGKTYRCKVCPLTFLTKSEMQIHSKSHTEAKPHKCPHCSKTFANASYLSQHLRIHLGIKPYHCSYCENSFRQLSHLQQHTRIHTGDRPYKCAHPGCEKAFTQLSNLQSHQRQHNKDKPYKCPNCYRAYSDSASLQIHLSAHAIKNAKAYCCSMCGRAYTSETYLMKHMSKHTVVEHLVSHQSPQRTESPSIPIRISLI, encoded by the exons ATGGCAGAGCCTCGATTTAACAACCCCTATTTTTGGCCACCACCTCCCTCCATGCCAGGCCAG CTGGATAACCTGGTCCTCATTAACAAGATCAAGGAGCAGCTGATGGCGGAGAAGATTAGACCTCTGCACCTGCCGCCTACCTCCACCCCGTCCCAGCAGTCGCTGCTGGTGCCCACCTCGTCGCCAGACGGCGGCGCTCCGCACGGCATGTCGGTCCCAAAACCTCAGTCGCAGCAGGTGCCGGCCCACCACTCGCAGCAGCAGGGCTCTGGGCAGCTAGACATCACTCTGCACGCTCGACCCGCCTCCAGCTCTGGTCCAG ATGGAAATCTGGATGACAAGTCATCGGTAAAAGCCAAAGGATTATGGGAGGACTGGCACATGAGACAGCTCACCGAGCAATCGGGCCGGGTCAACCATCGTTCAG GCCTGGCTCCCTCATCTCGACCCGACAACCACAGCACCTCGGAGGCCCTGACCCCCACCACTCCAACCTCGAGCAGCCAGAACCGAATGGGCGGGGCTCCTTCTGTGAACATCATCTCCGGACTGGCGAGCGGTCCCGGCATGGACCACATGAAGGGCGGACTGGGCGGACTGGCCGGACTCCTGGGCCCCCCACCCAAGGCACCTCGGGGTAGAAAGAAGATAAAAGCGGAAAACACATCTGGGCCTCTTCTGGTGGTGCCCTACCCCATCCTGGCGGACCAAGGCTGCGTCACTGTGGCACCTAAAGAGGGCAAAACCTACAG ATGCAAAGTCTGTCCGCTCACCTTCTTAACCAAGTCAGAGATGCAGATTCATTCCAAGTCCCACACAGAGGCCAAGCCACACAAGTGTCCCCACTGCTCCAAGACATTCGCCAACGCCTCCTACCTTTCCCAGCACCTGCGCATCCACCTCGGGATCAAACCCTACCACTGCTCCTACTGCGAGAACTCGTTCCGCCAGCTGTCGCACCTGCAGCAGCACACCAG AATCCATACTGGCGATCGGCCTTACAAATGTGCTCATCCTGGATGTGAAAAAGCTTTTACTCAGCTGTCTAACCTTCAG TCTCACCAGAGGCAGCACAATAAAGACAAGCCGTACAAATGTCCCAACTGCTACCGTGCCTACTCAGACTCCGCATCGTTGCAGATCCACTTGTCGGCGCACGCCATCAAAAACGCTAAGGCCTACTGCTGCAGCATGTGCGGCCGGGCATACACCTCA GAGACCTACCTTATGAAGCACATGTCCAAACACACAGTCGTGGAGCACCTAGTGAGCCACCAATCGCCACAGAGGACCGAGTCCCCCAGCATCCCCATCCGGATCTCCCTCATCTGA
- the znf362b gene encoding zinc finger protein 362b isoform X2, giving the protein MAEPRFNNPYFWPPPPSMPGQIKEQLMAEKIRPLHLPPTSTPSQQSLLVPTSSPDGGAPHGMSVPKPQSQQVPAHHSQQQGSGQLDITLHARPASSSGPDGNLDDKSSVKAKGLWEDWHMRQLTEQSGRVNHRSGLAPSSRPDNHSTSEALTPTTPTSSSQNRMGGAPSVNIISGLASGPGMDHMKGGLGGLAGLLGPPPKAPRGRKKIKAENTSGPLLVVPYPILADQGCVTVAPKEGKTYRCKVCPLTFLTKSEMQIHSKSHTEAKPHKCPHCSKTFANASYLSQHLRIHLGIKPYHCSYCENSFRQLSHLQQHTRIHTGDRPYKCAHPGCEKAFTQLSNLQSHQRQHNKDKPYKCPNCYRAYSDSASLQIHLSAHAIKNAKAYCCSMCGRAYTSETYLMKHMSKHTVVEHLVSHQSPQRTESPSIPIRISLI; this is encoded by the exons ATGGCAGAGCCTCGATTTAACAACCCCTATTTTTGGCCACCACCTCCCTCCATGCCAGGCCAG ATCAAGGAGCAGCTGATGGCGGAGAAGATTAGACCTCTGCACCTGCCGCCTACCTCCACCCCGTCCCAGCAGTCGCTGCTGGTGCCCACCTCGTCGCCAGACGGCGGCGCTCCGCACGGCATGTCGGTCCCAAAACCTCAGTCGCAGCAGGTGCCGGCCCACCACTCGCAGCAGCAGGGCTCTGGGCAGCTAGACATCACTCTGCACGCTCGACCCGCCTCCAGCTCTGGTCCAG ATGGAAATCTGGATGACAAGTCATCGGTAAAAGCCAAAGGATTATGGGAGGACTGGCACATGAGACAGCTCACCGAGCAATCGGGCCGGGTCAACCATCGTTCAG GCCTGGCTCCCTCATCTCGACCCGACAACCACAGCACCTCGGAGGCCCTGACCCCCACCACTCCAACCTCGAGCAGCCAGAACCGAATGGGCGGGGCTCCTTCTGTGAACATCATCTCCGGACTGGCGAGCGGTCCCGGCATGGACCACATGAAGGGCGGACTGGGCGGACTGGCCGGACTCCTGGGCCCCCCACCCAAGGCACCTCGGGGTAGAAAGAAGATAAAAGCGGAAAACACATCTGGGCCTCTTCTGGTGGTGCCCTACCCCATCCTGGCGGACCAAGGCTGCGTCACTGTGGCACCTAAAGAGGGCAAAACCTACAG ATGCAAAGTCTGTCCGCTCACCTTCTTAACCAAGTCAGAGATGCAGATTCATTCCAAGTCCCACACAGAGGCCAAGCCACACAAGTGTCCCCACTGCTCCAAGACATTCGCCAACGCCTCCTACCTTTCCCAGCACCTGCGCATCCACCTCGGGATCAAACCCTACCACTGCTCCTACTGCGAGAACTCGTTCCGCCAGCTGTCGCACCTGCAGCAGCACACCAG AATCCATACTGGCGATCGGCCTTACAAATGTGCTCATCCTGGATGTGAAAAAGCTTTTACTCAGCTGTCTAACCTTCAG TCTCACCAGAGGCAGCACAATAAAGACAAGCCGTACAAATGTCCCAACTGCTACCGTGCCTACTCAGACTCCGCATCGTTGCAGATCCACTTGTCGGCGCACGCCATCAAAAACGCTAAGGCCTACTGCTGCAGCATGTGCGGCCGGGCATACACCTCA GAGACCTACCTTATGAAGCACATGTCCAAACACACAGTCGTGGAGCACCTAGTGAGCCACCAATCGCCACAGAGGACCGAGTCCCCCAGCATCCCCATCCGGATCTCCCTCATCTGA